Proteins from one Geomonas agri genomic window:
- a CDS encoding response regulator, translating into MAKLLVVDDEANIRLLYSQELSDEGYQVVTAGSALEAVEKLESESFDLAVIDIKLKNESGIELLQRIVKERHTIPVILCTAFSCYKDDFSAWLADGYVVKSSDLQELKDEIARVLAKRQRGAYV; encoded by the coding sequence AGACGACGAGGCGAACATCAGGCTGCTGTACTCCCAGGAGCTGAGCGACGAGGGGTACCAGGTGGTGACGGCGGGGAGCGCTCTGGAAGCGGTGGAGAAGCTGGAGTCGGAGAGCTTCGACCTGGCCGTGATCGACATAAAGCTGAAGAACGAGAGTGGCATCGAGCTGCTGCAGCGCATCGTCAAGGAGCGTCATACTATCCCGGTGATCCTGTGCACCGCCTTCTCCTGCTACAAGGACGACTTCTCGGCCTGGCTCGCCGATGGCTACGTGGTGAAGTCGAGCGACCTGCAGGAGTTAAAGGACGAGATCGCCCGGGTCCTCGCCAAGCGTCAGCGCGGGGCGTACGTCTAG